GTATTTCCTCCAGAAGAGGATATTGCCCCAGAAGTGGCACATGCTTTAATAGAAGCAAAGGTACCTGAAAATTATGAGATCTCATTGAGTTTTGTACATAACGGAAAAGTATTGGATCGCGGGAGTATTGAAATTGATGATGTATATGCTTTTTCCGTGGCATGTGATATTATTATGAACTCCGATCCAGAACCACAAAGCGTGAAAGAATGACGACAAAgagatgattggccaaaatgAAAAATTGCAATCCAAGAAGAATTGCAATCCTTGCGCAAGAGAAATGTATTTGAACCTGCAGTCCGAACACCAGCTGGTGTGGTCTCCGTTGGGAACATATGGGTATTTGTACGAAAATGAAATGAGAGAAATGAAATTGTAAGATATAAAGCCCAACTTGTAGCCCATGGATTCTCTCAAAGGCCTGAATTTGATTACCAGGAAACTTACTCTCCTATGATGGATGGAGTTACTTTTCGTTTTCTTATGGGTATGGCTTGTATGGAAAAATTAGAAATACGTCTGATGGACGTTGTGACAACCTACCTATATGGATCACTTGATAGTGATATCTATATGAAAATCCCTGAAGGATTAAAATTGGATGAGACTATGACTCGTCATTTATACTCAGTTAAATTACAACGATAAATATATGGACTAACAtaatctggtcgtatgtggtacaaCAGGCTAAGTGAATACCTATTGAATGATGGGTATGTTAATGATAAAGTATGTCCATGTGTGTTTATTAAAAGTTCTCAAACTGGTTTCGTTattattgttgtatatgtggatgatttgaataTTGTAGGTACTTCTGAAGATATTACTaatgctgcaaattatttgaaaaatgagtttGAGATGAAAGATCTTAGAAAGACAAAGTTCCATTTAGGTTTACAGGTGGAACACTTACCTTCaggaatatttgttcatcaatcaaCCTACACAGAAAAAGTTCTTGATCGATTTTACATGGACAAATCTCATCCTCTAACTACACCAATGGTGGTTCGGTCACTTGAAGTTGAAAAGGATCCATTTCGTCCCAGAAAAGAAGATGAAGATCCACTTAGACCAGAAGTTCCATATCTCAGTAAAATTGGCGCTCTTATGTACCTCGGAAACAACACACGACCTGATATTGTTTTTACTGTGAATTTATTAGCAAGATTCAGTTCAGATCCAACTAAAAGACATTGGGATGGAATCAAACATATATTGAGATATCTTCACGGGACAATTGATCTTGGATTATTCTTTCCAAATAATTCGAAATCACAGCTGGTTGGATATGCAGATGCTGGATACTTGTCAGATCCTCGTGTTGGACGATCACAGACAGGTTACTTATTCACATATTGTGGTATTGCTATCTCTTGGAAATCTACAAAACAGACCATGGCTGCAACTTCATCAAATCACGCAGAATTACTAGCAATCTATGAAGCAAGTAGGGAATGTGTCTGGCTACGATCCATTATCCAACATATTCGGCATTCATGTAGATTATCAAATATTACAGACGACCCCACTATTTTATTTGAAGATAATTCAGCTTGCATTAAACAATTAAAGGAATGATATATCAAGGGAGATCGAACAAAACACATCTTACCAAAATTCTTGTACACTCACGAATTACAAGAGAATCGAGATATTGAGGTACAACAAGTTCGATCATGTGATAATCTGACGGATATACTTACAAAGTCACTACCgacatcaacagttgaaaatcAACGAAAAACATCAGAATGCGAAGATTGAAGAATATATTACATCAAGATGTCAATATGTGAGATATTTTATTCAGGGGGAGactgtactctttttccttcatCAAGATTTTTATCCCACCGGGTTTTTCCTTGCAAGGTTTTAATGAGGCAGTCAATCTTTGAGATACTCACATTTGACAATCAAGGGGGAATCTTATAATAATGATTGTCAAATCTTACTAAGTAAGACTCACAATACTTACTTAGGAAGACTCGCGATACTTTTCAAGaaaaacttaatttaatattggAAGTTTGTCACGAAAATCAAGATTTTGTTAACTTGACTAAGAAAACTTACCTATTAAAATTTTTTAATACAGTTGATAAAACTCTACTATAAATACAAGTTTGCCTAGTCATTTGTACTTAAACAATCACAGAAGGATTAATAATACTTTTGAGATCTCTCTTTACTTCTAAACTTCTTACtctataatttataatttatttaaatataacaCAAAGCCTAGTTTCACATACATCTTTTTACAAATCTTCATCACCGAACTATACCTTAAAAGCTTAACTTAGAATAAGTTAGTATGGCAGGTAATAGTCAACGTTCACAAACTACTAATAAGAATCCTATTTCCAAGTGGCAGGTACAATTTTTTCGCATGTGTCGAGTGACAGTATTATTTTCAAGCGAGagattttttctttttcttttttttataaaaaagGCTTCTACAAATTGGGCATGTGTTATTTATAGAACCGGAAATTTCGTACATGACACAATAACACGACACAAAAATGATACGAAAATAACGGATTTTATTTGACatttttggtacacgaacacgaaagtacacgaataAATGTAGTCTCGGTTTTGAGTTTACACTtgagtacacgacacgaaacgaaagtacacgaaataaataaatatttaaataaatttatcaaaaaatatgaatacatatatcttataataatattttacatataatatATACATAAAATAGATTCAAATTTAATTTCCATAAAAATTAAATACACTTAAGTCTTTATAACTTATTAACTTAACACTCGACTAATAaaaacttaatatatatatatatatattttaattaccAATTTTAAATTACACGAAACACGACACGAAACTTACTCGACACGAAATGTGCTCGAAATGAAGGTATACAAACACGAAACGAATCCTTAACAGTTGGAGTGTGGGTTGAACATTTATGACACAAAACACGAATTGCCAGCTGTACTTATTTAGCAAAAGAATATTGGACCCAGCCAGCTGTACTTATTTAGCAAAAGAATATTGGGCGATACAATAGGGTATTAAAATTTAGGAGTCCCAACTCTGTATACACACTATTGCACCGTGAAATAGTTTAAGATTTTACTCCAcaatttttaatgattttttatTTCCCACTCATTATTTTACGATTTATAATTTTATCTATTTTTGGTAAATAAGAAATTATAATTTTGATTAAGAGGCATCTACACTTTCGAACTCCAAAAATATCTTACAACCCCTACTCTTTTAATCATTATCTGTGATCTTGACGGCAAAAAAAAAATCATCATCTGTGATAGCAAATTACTTCGCCATTGTGTCATTGCAATCTAGAACCTTCTGTCTGTGGGTATAAACCTTTAAACAATTAATTGTATTTAACTACTTGTACTAAAATGCATCTTGAATTGGGGATGTCATAGAAAAATTGTAGCCATAAGATTGAGCAATATTGAGCATTTCCTGTCAGAGAAGATGAGGCTCTGTTTATGCTGTCTTAACACTTAAATGCAAGTTTAAAGctaattttgaagaagcttgatGGTTCTTTGCTCATTAGTAGTTCACTGTGGCTTTAATTGCGTCGAGAATCTGCATTCAATAGTGAACATGTGCATGACACTGTTAGTTAAGAGTTAAACTGAAGTTGCACCATGGTACATGTAGAAATCATTACCTTGTTCTTGGTGGGCATATAAAATGGTTCAAAAACAAGAGGAAACGGAGTGTCCAAGCCACATACTCTGGCTATTGGAGCTTCCAACTGCAATGCCATTTGAGATTGTATAAATGCAAAATTTGAATATAATTTATAATGATATGGAAACAACATTTTGTTCTACAAGTAACAAGTATGGTGTAGGTAAAAAGATATCAACTGGTGTCTAAACAAATGTAAATTGATAAGGTATATGTATGGTGAGGTGGCAATTTGGAGGTTAACCATGCTGCAAGGGCAAACTCAATGATTTAACTTTCCTTCTTACATGCATGGTCCAAAATATTAGATGATAAAGTGTTAAGTAATCGGTCCATCTAAAATCTTAAGGAATATGGCCCTTTCCAGGATCTTATAGCATGTCCAATGGTGTGCTAAACTTGGTACTATATCTAAATTATAGCACCAAAAGATAAAATTTATCAATCCAATGATGGGTTAAACATTGTGCTACTATAGTTTGTCCTATATATAGAACAAAACATAGGCGTTGTGCTCCATTTGCCACCATCTCAAAAAGTTGAAACGTAGACGTAAATAGATAAGTGATCTTGAAAGTGTGGAGTAATTAAAAGTCAGATAAAAAATGTAAATTAGTTGGAAGTTAGTTAAATTTGAAACATGATTTAAAACAATACATTGGAGACATGGTGCTATTTAACATTAAAATGTACTTTTTGGTGCTAAAATAGCAATATTTGAAGACTGGATCATGGATGCACATTTTTGAGTCGCACTTAAGTCTCCGTCAGAACTCTGATATCATGTTAAGTAACCAGCCCGTCTAAAcccttaaggtgttagaggaagatCCTTTCCAGATCTTATATTAATATTCTAACATTAAGCATTGCACTTAACACAGTACTTGGTGGTGTATACAATGGCTTCGAAGTACTTGTTGACAATTTTAAAATGAAAAAAGTTAATTACCCTCAAGAAACAACGTTCAACAAGAGATGCAGATATTTCGGCAGCAAATCCACCCGTCACTGGAGCTTCATGACTAATCTACATTGTGAAAATAAAATATCAGTACCAGAACTCTTTGTTTTAGAAGTCATGTTAATGTCACTACAATAATTACCAGAAGTCGTCCAGTTTTCTTAACAGAGGCTTCAACAGTTTCTTTGTCCCAAGGTATAAGAGTTTTTAGGTCTATCAACTCACAACTTATTCCATCCTGCAACTTTCAAgctttatataaatatatggttacATCAAGTCTAATAAACATAATTACATGAGTATATATAACCAAAACTCTGGTGCAAAACAGGACAAAATGGAAAGGCCATGGGGGTGTATACATCATGTAAATGCAGCAGATTTAGGAAAACAGAAATGCATACTAAATACAGATATGGTAAGGTATATGGAAGTTTAGGAACGAAGATAAAATGGTTGACATGTATAAAATCATTCAAGTCactaaatgattaaatgataagAATTTCCCAAAGAATGCTTCTTTGCAAAATTCTGGGGACATGTTGGTACTAGAAACATCAAATTAGCTTTACAAGAGTTATAATAAATagataaaattcaaataattgTTTCAAAACACATCAGGGTTTAGAGAGGATATTGTCAAAACAATGATGCTAAATTTTGCAATAACCTTTTGAGCATCCGCGCAAGCTTGTTCCATAACGGCTAGCTGAGCTCCCCACCCAACAAGTGTTATGTCACTACCTTCACGAATCACCTAAATATAATTACCCaatatttaaatcaacaaactTTGGTGCCAAACTAAGATAGCAAGAATGAGAACATATTTAAGCTGAACGTTTGAAGTTGCAAATTGGAGTATCTACTGATAACATGCTACATAGATGAGCAATATCCAAGTGTTTACATGCTTTACCCAGAAAGTTTTCCGCGTGTTCAAAATTCTACAGTACTGAAAAAATTGTATTGGCACGTGATTTTTTTCTTTCCTTTTATTCATTGGGTGTGTGAGAAAGTGGTAATGTGTGAGATTATAGATTACTGCTATTACAGATATTGCTACTAAAAGCAGGTGTCATATTAGAAATTATCTGAAGCTTGTTCTGTGTCAAGACTTCTGGAAATGAAATACTGAATAAACTTTACCTTCTCTATCATTACATGACATGAATGCATTATCTCCTAACTAGGTGACTAATAAGATTTCATATAATATTGTACTGCAGAAAACATTTTAAGACTATCATGCATAATAGTTAAATTCCAATCTTCATAGGCTTATCCAAGCAAAGCTTTTAAGCGTGACTATTTAGAAAACATGACCTATATGGTTGAAGTACAGCTAATATGTAATGTAACAGTGCTTGTGTTATTTATCTATTCACTTTTATTTTTTGCTAAATAGAATTTTACAGAAACAAAGGATGGGGGCATACACCGCACAAGGTAGCTAACTGACAAGCCAGAAGCTACTACCGAGCAATGACTATAAGCTACTACCAGTCGAACAAACACAAGGACCACAAATTGCCAAAAGAAAAAGAGTTAAAAAAGCACTAGCTGGAGTAAATTTATTATACCTCTGCCTGTGAGAGAGGCAACATGTAGTCATCCTCTGGAACCTCTTCCACCGCCAAACGGTAAAGCCACTATAAATCCAATAGAAATATTTTAAATTGATTGTTGAAGTTTCCTGGTCTTACTAAGAATCCAACTAGAAGAATCTAACACCTTTGGCTCAAAAAAGACAACAGGATTTGGATCACGAATGCATGACAATAACAATCCTTTTGCTTCCCTTGGACTTCGAGGGATGACAAcctaaaaaaaataataattagaAGAAGCCATAATATCTAGGGTTCTAGCACACATGCACAGGTACATCCCTAACCAATGAGCAAGTCTTAATCTGATAGGTTTTAATAATTTTGAAAAGGAAATGGATCAATTCAGTCTTGGGCCTGTAATGTAATGTACAGACAAGTTCGTAATGTGATTTATAAACAAGCTTAACCACGTTGTAGAATATATATGTTACCATGAAGATCAATGTGAACTATCCCACAATTTGAATATTTTAGGTTTTCTAAACATGGATCCAGAATAGGACGCCAATGCAAGGACATGGGATTGGACTCAGTTGAAACAGGTACAATACAAACTAAAGATGTCCTAAGGTACTTGTCACTATTTCTCATACAAATCAGTGGCATGAGTAGGTGGGCACTGGTTCTAGCTATTGATCAAACTGGATAGCACGCATTTTGTTTCAACTCAAATTAATTTATCTTTATATATGTTTTTTTAGCAGCATTCCACATCCAAGGGAGTCATGGTAATTTAATTCTACTGAAGGTGTACAAGAATACAGAGAGTCCGATGCAATCAAACccaaagcagatacaagtacctTGATACCGGGAACATGACAGAAAAAAGCTTCCGGGGACTGTGAATGATAGTGCCCACCATGGCCAACTGCTCCATAAGGTGCTCTTATAGTTAAACCTGCAAAACCATGTTAAAAGCTCGAGAATATAATTGAATATGTAGGGAACAAGAAAAGAGGGCTAAGTTTATCTATCGGTCGTGCATAAGCTTACCTCCGCAGTTAAACTGATTACCACTGCGATATCTGAACTTAGCAGCTTCATTTACAATCTACAAGGAGAATCAGTCAAAACAACATGCACGTGATGGgagaaaaaaattataaaagagGCATGTACCTGATCAAAAGCAGGATATATATAATCTGCAAACTGAATCTCTGCTATTGCTCGGTTCCCCTGCAATGTGCAATTGTATATATTTTACTCAAACACGTAAATAGAGGGAAGTACAATTAAGTGGTTTGGATATAAATTCATTAAGATTGTTAAAAATCTAAACTGAATTAGTAAGAAGCTCACCATTGCTGCCAGACCAATGCCAAATCCTACAATTCCCTGTAAAGATTAAAATAAAGAAGGGACAAAAATCATATATAACATATATAGCTTGTGTTATCATTCTTATTTTAGTGATAAAGCATCAAACAAGCCAAAAGGACTGGCAAAATAGAAACTagaaatattttattataaatgtGAAGACTGTAGACTGAATGCCTAAGCAACTGGTGGTACATGAAAATATTCAAAAAGAAACAACACAAGTATAGCTAGAATACATGACTAACTAGGATAAATGGCAGAAAGATGAAAGCTGTGTTTGTGGATTCATGCAAGAGAGGACATAAAAACAGAATATACAGTATGTTTTTTTTGAAAACACTGAAAATAAAAGACCCTAGAACTAAAAAAATATGGGTGACAGAACAAGTGAAAACTTCAACTGGAATAAATGGCTTCAATGGTACTAGAAACTTAGTAAGGGATATTTACTGAGGAATGGCCACtttgtatttttttttttaaaaaggaaAGCAGAAAAGAGTGTCATTTCACATCAATATTAGATACTACCCAATTTTCTAATTTCTCAGCCATTTTAAAACAAATATCAACCAGAAAATGCCCAAAATTTTCAATGCATTTGAAAAAGTGTTTGTGCGTGTTCATATTTTGTAATTCAGCATGTTCTAAGTAGATACCTGTTCACAGAGAGGGGTGTTGAAAACCCTCTGCTTACCAAAACGATCAGCTAGGCCAGTTGTGCAGCGAAAGACCCCTCCAAAGCCCACATCTTCCCCGAATACATAAGTACTACAAAGTTCGAGTATTTTAGTAAAGATAATTAGGATATAGATTAACACGGCAAAGGAAAAACATACCTAAAATATAAAAAAAGGAACATGTATAGTCTTCATATTTTGGTAATTTCCCTAGTCTTTCTAATGTCAATGAAGTCTAAGCTTTACAGGTAACCAAGGGCTTACTAGGAATTTTAACAAAATAGCAGTATGTAGAGCACCTACTCCGTTTGATTGTATAAACAAGATCCCGAAGCATGTAGAATATATAGCAATCCACATATAGCAAGTTAGAAGAGAAATCTTTAGCTTATCAACATATATGTTCCTCAAATTTTGACACCGCCTCGTACAGACGTCATCTATAGTGATTGGTAAACAAACTAGGAAAAACTTCACCTAGCCTTACTTTCCCCCGGAAAGGCAAATAGATATCAATATTATTTAGAAGAACCCATCAACACAAGCAGCAGGAAAACTAAGGACGGATTCTCACTAGATCATGTTTGATCCTAATGCTCCATTTAGTTGGAACAGATAAAATTAGttgaaaatgaaataaaaatcTGTCAGATGCTATGTGGGATAATTTTCATAAATACGGAGTCCGCCCTCCATTTGTTTCCAGCAGATCTAAACCAGAGCCAAATTAAAAGAACAAATGCTTCTTCCCTACTTGTACTCATATTCTACCTAAATACACCCCCATAAACTAAAAACGAAACAGAAGGAACAAAAAATGAAAAACATAGATATGATATAAAAGTAGCAGAAATCATAAGAAATGAAAATAGTGTAATAAAGAGAAAGATACCGAGGATGAGAATCCAAAGCAATGTGAAGGGCTTGATTTATAGCTGTAAATAAATTCATTGATTTGGTGGTTCCTCCTCCTCCTTTACTACTAGTACTAGTAGTAGTTGTGTG
This sequence is a window from Apium graveolens cultivar Ventura chromosome 9, ASM990537v1, whole genome shotgun sequence. Protein-coding genes within it:
- the LOC141683563 gene encoding 2-oxoisovalerate dehydrogenase subunit beta 1, mitochondrial, whose protein sequence is MAMTKIGRSSGTSRFFNICRWTTSLANTTTTTTRDETKILHTTTTSTSSKGGGGTTKSMNLFTAINQALHIALDSHPRTYVFGEDVGFGGVFRCTTGLADRFGKQRVFNTPLCEQGIVGFGIGLAAMGNRAIAEIQFADYIYPAFDQIVNEAAKFRYRSGNQFNCGGLTIRAPYGAVGHGGHYHSQSPEAFFCHVPGIKVVIPRSPREAKGLLLSCIRDPNPVVFFEPKWLYRLAVEEVPEDDYMLPLSQAEVIREGSDITLVGWGAQLAVMEQACADAQKDGISCELIDLKTLIPWDKETVEASVKKTGRLLISHEAPVTGGFAAEISASLVERCFLRLEAPIARVCGLDTPFPLVFEPFYMPTKNKILDAIKATVNY